From the Rhinoderma darwinii isolate aRhiDar2 chromosome 12, aRhiDar2.hap1, whole genome shotgun sequence genome, one window contains:
- the APOA2 gene encoding apolipoprotein A-II, whose product MKVLALTVLVLVIGSLEAGVVKREVPNAQQVSELVQSWYDTLKNSAQEWAQKIQNGELQAQAGQLLEQTKTQTEPFKTELEKIFAKIIEAGRSL is encoded by the exons ATGAAAGTCTTGGCTCTGACCGTGCTCGTCCTCGTAATCGGCAGCCTGGAAG CTGGCGTAGTGAAGAGAGAAGTGCCAAACGCGCAGCAGGTCAGCGAGCTCGTTCAGTCCTGGTACGACACCCTCAAAAACAGCGCACAGGAATGGGCCCAGAAGATCCAGAACGGAGAGCTCCAGGCTCAGGCCGG GCAATTGCTGGAACAAACCAAAACACAGACTGAACCATTCAAGACCGAGCTTGAGAAGATTTTCGCCAAGATCATTGAAGCTGGAAGAAGTTTGTAG